Below is a genomic region from Deltaproteobacteria bacterium.
AATGCCTTCAAGTTTTTCTTGCACATTGAGAAGGATACCACCTTCAAACAATGGCAGAGAACTTTTTTATCGTGCCCTATTCGATGATTTCGCTGATCACTCCGGCCCCTACGGTCCGCCCTCCTTCTCGAATGGCAAAACGAAGCTCCTTCTCCATCGCAATCGGCGTGATCAGGTGAACCTCCATCGAAACATTGTCCCCAGGCATCACCATCTCAACTCCCTCAGGAAGCGTCACAACC
It encodes:
- the tuf gene encoding elongation factor Tu (EF-Tu; promotes GTP-dependent binding of aminoacyl-tRNA to the A-site of ribosomes during protein biosynthesis; when the tRNA anticodon matches the mRNA codon, GTP hydrolysis results; the inactive EF-Tu-GDP leaves the ribosome and release of GDP is promoted by elongation factor Ts; many prokaryotes have two copies of the gene encoding EF-Tu), with the protein product VVTLPEGVEMVMPGDNVSMEVHLITPIAMEKELRFAIREGGRTVGAGVISEIIE